The following proteins are co-located in the Oceanispirochaeta sp. M1 genome:
- a CDS encoding ATP:cob(I)alamin adenosyltransferase, whose amino-acid sequence MKKKIKYEFSQITTRGGDHGESTLFNGERRRKDDPLFFLLGDLDELSSSMGVAIAGLKRFGPLSADDPRTVRWLEAMDDIQGKLIILGGMAANPDNRSRLKLNPLTEKDTEKLEFYQKELMELTAISRELIHPGKTLFSAWIDVARTVCRRCERRVVKEIRVSVMTHLIPGQIYLNRLSDFLFISARYWEQISEEN is encoded by the coding sequence ATGAAGAAGAAAATTAAATATGAATTCAGCCAGATTACTACCCGGGGAGGGGATCACGGTGAGTCTACCCTGTTTAATGGAGAGAGACGAAGAAAGGATGATCCTCTGTTTTTCCTGCTGGGAGACCTGGATGAGCTGTCCAGTTCAATGGGGGTTGCCATAGCTGGATTGAAGCGTTTCGGTCCTCTTTCGGCGGATGATCCCCGTACAGTACGCTGGCTTGAAGCCATGGATGATATACAGGGAAAGTTGATTATTCTTGGAGGAATGGCTGCAAACCCCGATAACAGGAGCAGGTTAAAACTCAATCCTCTCACAGAGAAGGATACTGAGAAATTGGAATTCTATCAGAAAGAACTGATGGAGCTGACAGCAATTTCCAGAGAACTGATTCATCCGGGTAAGACTCTTTTTTCAGCCTGGATTGATGTTGCCCGGACAGTCTGCCGCCGTTGTGAGAGGAGAGTTGTAAAAGAGATCAGGGTCTCTGTTATGACTCATCTTATTCCCGGTCAGATCTATCTGAACCGTTTATCGGATTTTCTATTTATTTCAGCCAGATACTGGGAGCAGATATCAGAGGAGAACTGA